In the Candidatus Hydrogenedens sp. genome, CTGCAGTCCACGCTTATTTGCAAATCAGGTATAGGTATAGGATGTTCCGCTACAGATACCATTGATAACCAATCATTGGATGTTTTCCCATTTATCCATGCATAAAAACCTTCCCAGTTAAAATTATCATCACTTACCGCAAAGTCTTTTCGTTTTTCTCGAATAGCTTCAATTACTGCACGGCAAGCATGTAATGCCTGTATCCGCTCTCTCTGAACTTGAAGATTATTATGTGATGAAACCAATGTAACTGCAGTAACTCCAACTACAAAAGCAAATATAGCAACTGCAATCATAATCTCTATTAATGTTAAGCCCTCATTTCTTTTTCTATCCATCATATATTTTAATCCTGCTTATTTTATTTGTCTAAATATAACATATTTACTTTCTTAATAGATTATAACATAAAAATATAGAAAATATTTCAAGAAAATGGAAAATTCCACAATAATTATGGAATATTTCACTCAAACAGAAGAAAAATTTATTTTTAGATAAGTTCCCTATAACTACTTATATGAATGTAATTTATATGTGTTATTTTAAAATCTTTGCTCCATCTGAAGGTGGGGAGATAATATAAGAACCGTTTCGTCCTGTAGTAGCGTTATATTTTTCAATCAGTATTTTAACAAAATTTTCACTATGCTTCGTCTCAACTAAATTGATAGTACAACCACCAAAACCAGCCCCCGTCATTCTTGCACCTTTACATCCTTCAATATTTCTTGCTATCTCTGTCATTACTTCTAATTCCCGATTAGTAACTTCGTAGTCTTTTTGAAGACTAAAATCCGATTCGTTAAGTAAATCTCCCACTCTGGAAATATTTCCACTTTTTAATGCATCAATACAAGAAAGAACTCGATTATTTTCAGATAAAACATGAAAAGCCCGTTTATAAGATATAGGATTCATTATATTTTTTGTTGGAATTAGTTCTTCTATAGTGAAGTCTCTCAAATGTGTAGCAGATTTTTTGTAGAATTTATTCAAAGTATTTAATGCCTCATTGCATTCTGCTACGCGTTCATTATATTTTGAACCTGTGAGACCTCTTGGACAGTTTGTATTTGCTATAACAAAAGTATGTTCGGGCAACTCAATAGGGATTAATTCATAATTTAAAGTTCTACAATCTAAAAACAAAGCATGTCCTTTTTTCCCACACCTCGAAATGAATTGGTCCATTATCCCTGATTTTAACCCAAGAAATTCGTTTTCAACGCGTTGTCCTAATTTTGCTGCCTCTGCATCATCTAAATTGAAATTTCCTACGGCTTCAAATAATTTTAATACAGCCATTTCAAGAGATGCGGAACTACTAAGCCCACATCCCATAGGAACATCACCGAATATAACGCCATCTACTCCGGGAAGATGAAAATCTAATTTTTTTAATTCATGAGAAACGCCCATAATATAATCCATCCATGGGTCAATGGGATTGCGAGATGGGTAGTTGATATCTGCAATACTTTGACGGTTGATATTTAATGCATAAAAATTTAATAACGAATCATGTCTTTTTTTGCCTACGATATATGTAGCCTGTTCAAGTGCCATAGGGAGCACATAACCGTGATTGTAATCGGTATGTTCTCCGATGATATTTACCCTACCCGGAGCCTTTACAATAACATCTGGAGTAGTATTAAAGAGATGTTGAAACTGACCTTCTAAATATTCCAAAATTTCTCCCATGGATATTATACTCCTGATAATAAATTGAGGTTTTAAGAATATTTATACTATGGCTTGTTCTGTTATGGGGTCAAAAAAATGAATTTTATTAATATCGGCATTGACGATAAAAGGTTTGCCCACAGGTGGTTCACTGTTTAATTTCAGTTTCACTGTAATGGTATTCACACCTGTATTTAAATATAAGTTTATTTCAGAACCCATAGGTTCAACTACATCTACAATGGCTGATATGGAAATACCTTTTTGGGGTATTTGATTTGGATTAATCATAAAATCCTCTGGACGAATACCTAAAATTATTTTTTGATTAATAAAGTTTTTCAAATGTTCTTGCAAAGTTTCTGGAACAAAAATTTCAATATTTTTAGTATCGGTAAAGTATATATGCCCATCTTTAGATATAATAGTCCCTTCAATCATATTCATAGGTGGACTGCCTATAAAACTTGCCACGAATTTGTTGGCTGGTTTGTTATAAAGTTCCAGAGGTGTTCCTATTTGCTGAACAGTCCCTTCATTCATAACAACAATACGGTCTCCCATTGTCATGGCTTCGATTTGGTCATGAGTTACATAAATAATGGTGGCTTTTAGTTGATGATGTAATTTCGATATTTCGGCACGCATCTGGACACGCATTTTAGCATCCAGATTGGAAAGGGGTTCATCGAAAAGAAAAACTTTAGGGTTGCG is a window encoding:
- a CDS encoding galactokinase, whose protein sequence is MGEILEYLEGQFQHLFNTTPDVIVKAPGRVNIIGEHTDYNHGYVLPMALEQATYIVGKKRHDSLLNFYALNINRQSIADINYPSRNPIDPWMDYIMGVSHELKKLDFHLPGVDGVIFGDVPMGCGLSSSASLEMAVLKLFEAVGNFNLDDAEAAKLGQRVENEFLGLKSGIMDQFISRCGKKGHALFLDCRTLNYELIPIELPEHTFVIANTNCPRGLTGSKYNERVAECNEALNTLNKFYKKSATHLRDFTIEELIPTKNIMNPISYKRAFHVLSENNRVLSCIDALKSGNISRVGDLLNESDFSLQKDYEVTNRELEVMTEIARNIEGCKGARMTGAGFGGCTINLVETKHSENFVKILIEKYNATTGRNGSYIISPPSDGAKILK
- a CDS encoding prepilin-type N-terminal cleavage/methylation domain-containing protein; its protein translation is MMDRKRNEGLTLIEIMIAVAIFAFVVGVTAVTLVSSHNNLQVQRERIQALHACRAVIEAIREKRKDFAVSDDNFNWEGFYAWINGKTSNDWLSMVSVAEHPIPIPDLQISVDCRNMNGEPAGGTNNPVQVFVTATWTSIRGHTIRDTVATILTSR
- the ugpC gene encoding sn-glycerol-3-phosphate ABC transporter ATP-binding protein UgpC yields the protein MAKVELIHLTKTYPNGLTAVKDVTITIEDKEFVVLVGPSGCGKTTTLRMVAGLEEITSGDILIDGKLVNNVHPKDRDIAMVFQNYALYPHMTVYKNMAFGLMLRGVSKQEIDKRVREAAEILGLTNYLNVKPRVLSGGQRQRVAVGRAIVRNPKVFLFDEPLSNLDAKMRVQMRAEISKLHHQLKATIIYVTHDQIEAMTMGDRIVVMNEGTVQQIGTPLELYNKPANKFVASFIGSPPMNMIEGTIISKDGHIYFTDTKNIEIFVPETLQEHLKNFINQKIILGIRPEDFMINPNQIPQKGISISAIVDVVEPMGSEINLYLNTGVNTITVKLKLNSEPPVGKPFIVNADINKIHFFDPITEQAIV